The Mycolicibacterium flavescens genome has a segment encoding these proteins:
- a CDS encoding Polyketide cyclase / dehydrase and lipid transport: MAKLSVSVDVPLPPEQAWSCASDLARYKEWLSIHRVWRSKLPETLEKGTTLESIVEVKGMPNRIKWTIVHYRPPESMTLNGDGKGGVKVKLIGKVRPAEKDPAGSTVTFDVHLGGPALFGPIGMVVAGALKGDIQESLNRFKSVFAPAQ; the protein is encoded by the coding sequence ATGGCCAAACTCTCCGTATCCGTCGACGTACCCCTGCCGCCGGAGCAGGCCTGGTCGTGCGCATCCGACCTCGCCCGCTACAAGGAGTGGCTGAGCATCCACCGGGTGTGGCGCAGCAAGTTGCCCGAAACGCTGGAGAAGGGCACGACGCTGGAGTCGATCGTCGAGGTCAAGGGCATGCCGAACCGGATCAAATGGACCATCGTGCACTACCGTCCGCCGGAGTCGATGACGCTCAACGGCGACGGCAAGGGCGGCGTCAAGGTCAAGCTGATCGGCAAGGTGCGCCCTGCCGAGAAGGACCCCGCCGGATCGACGGTCACGTTCGACGTGCATCTCGGCGGTCCCGCGCTGTTCGGCCCCATCGGCATGGTGGTCGCCGGAGCGCTCAAGGGCGACATCCAGGAGTCACTGAACAGGTTCAAGTCGGTGTTCGCGCCGGCCCAGTAG
- the fadK_2 gene encoding acyl-CoA synthetase, with protein MRVDEKRSADAYRRGLWVHDTLADALRDAATSTPDRTVLVDGDIRLTCRELYDRAVALAHTLMSRMPAGSVVSFMLPNWHEAAVIYHGATLAGMVVNPILPSLRDHELTFILQDADVRAVFVPSAFNKHDYVAMLDRVTGAMSAPPEVVVVRGDAGDHTPFETLLGSGGAGVLPVLNADTVRMILYTSGTTGRPKGVLHTHNSIHALIRQIGEHWRVAAGDTFLVPSPIAHIGGSIYAFECPLLLGSTAVLMQRWDPDAAVTLMLDERVTHMAGATPFLDGLLAAAERAGTRLPELKVFICGGASVPPSLIRSATAYFERAAVSRVYGSTEVPVTTVGSLDDTEHAADTDGRPGIADIELIGGEIRARGPQMLVGYLHPEDETDAFDGDGYFRTGDLGRWVDDGFLVVTGRAKDIIIRNGENISPKEIEDILIGHPGVAEIAVVGIPDERTGERACAVVVATDQPTPDVAGMRRLLEEHGVARFKAPEQVVVWEALPKNDAGKVLKHRIRAALT; from the coding sequence GTGCGTGTCGACGAGAAGCGCAGCGCCGACGCCTACCGGCGCGGCCTGTGGGTACATGACACGCTGGCCGACGCGCTGCGCGACGCGGCCACCTCGACGCCCGACCGGACCGTGTTGGTGGACGGCGACATCCGGCTCACGTGTCGCGAGCTGTATGACCGCGCCGTGGCGCTGGCGCACACGTTGATGTCCCGCATGCCCGCGGGCAGCGTGGTGTCGTTCATGCTGCCGAACTGGCACGAGGCCGCGGTCATCTACCACGGGGCGACGTTGGCGGGCATGGTGGTCAACCCCATACTGCCGTCGCTGCGCGACCACGAGCTGACGTTCATCCTGCAGGATGCCGACGTTCGGGCGGTCTTCGTGCCGTCCGCCTTCAACAAACACGACTACGTGGCGATGCTGGATCGCGTCACCGGTGCGATGTCCGCCCCGCCCGAAGTCGTCGTCGTGCGGGGTGACGCGGGCGACCACACGCCGTTCGAGACCCTCTTGGGCAGCGGTGGCGCGGGCGTCCTGCCGGTGTTGAACGCCGACACGGTGCGGATGATCCTCTACACCTCGGGGACCACCGGCCGGCCGAAAGGCGTGCTGCACACCCACAACTCGATCCATGCGCTGATCCGTCAGATCGGCGAGCACTGGCGCGTCGCGGCGGGCGACACGTTCCTCGTACCGTCCCCGATCGCGCACATCGGCGGGTCGATCTATGCGTTCGAGTGCCCCCTGTTACTGGGCAGCACCGCGGTGCTGATGCAGCGCTGGGATCCGGATGCCGCGGTGACGTTGATGCTCGACGAGCGGGTCACGCATATGGCGGGGGCCACGCCTTTCCTCGACGGGTTGCTCGCCGCCGCCGAGCGGGCCGGAACGCGACTACCGGAGCTGAAGGTGTTCATCTGCGGTGGCGCGTCGGTCCCGCCGTCGCTGATCCGCAGCGCCACCGCCTATTTCGAAAGGGCGGCGGTGTCCCGCGTGTACGGTTCGACCGAGGTCCCGGTGACCACGGTCGGCTCACTCGACGACACCGAGCACGCCGCCGACACCGACGGCAGGCCGGGTATCGCGGACATCGAACTGATAGGCGGCGAGATCCGCGCCCGCGGGCCGCAGATGCTCGTGGGCTACCTGCATCCCGAAGACGAGACCGACGCGTTCGACGGCGACGGCTACTTCCGCACCGGTGACCTCGGTCGGTGGGTCGACGACGGCTTTCTCGTCGTCACCGGTCGCGCCAAGGACATCATCATCCGCAACGGGGAGAACATCTCGCCCAAGGAAATCGAGGACATTCTCATCGGCCATCCCGGCGTCGCGGAGATCGCCGTCGTCGGCATACCCGACGAGCGCACCGGCGAGCGGGCGTGTGCCGTCGTCGTCGCGACCGATCAGCCGACTCCCGACGTGGCGGGCATGCGGAGGCTTCTGGAGGAGCACGGCGTGGCCCGCTTCAAAGCACCCGAGCAGGTGGTGGTGTGGGAGGCGTTGCCCAAGAACGACGCCGGAAAAGTGTTGAAGCATCGGATACGAGCGGCCCTGACATGA
- the lvr_3 gene encoding dehydrogenase of uncharacterised specificity, short-chain alcohol dehydrogenase like protein, which produces MVQVAIVTGASSGIGFGCATKLAEAGMAVLGTGRDGTRLAGLEKAIGDTDRVATVAVDLTADEAPQTIVQAALDRWGRIDFLVNNAGVGSPKPLHETDDESLDYFLGLMLRAPFRLARDVIEHMESGSGIVNVTSTFAVVGGLRGGAYSAAKGGLTSLTQHIACQYGPQGIRCNAVAPGVTLTPMVATRLEDERFRKINTEMTPYPRLGEVNDIASTVAFLCSEGASFINGQTIVVDGGWSSTKYLSDFALTSEWVARQ; this is translated from the coding sequence ATGGTTCAGGTAGCGATCGTGACCGGGGCGAGCAGCGGCATCGGATTCGGTTGCGCGACCAAACTGGCCGAGGCGGGCATGGCGGTGCTCGGTACCGGCCGCGACGGCACCCGGCTCGCCGGGCTGGAGAAGGCGATCGGTGACACCGACCGCGTCGCGACGGTCGCCGTCGACCTCACCGCCGACGAGGCGCCACAGACCATCGTGCAAGCCGCGCTGGACCGTTGGGGCCGCATCGACTTCCTGGTCAACAATGCCGGCGTCGGAAGCCCCAAGCCGTTGCACGAAACCGACGACGAATCCCTGGACTACTTTTTGGGATTGATGCTGCGGGCACCGTTCCGGTTGGCCCGCGACGTGATCGAGCACATGGAGTCCGGCTCCGGGATCGTCAACGTGACATCGACGTTCGCCGTCGTCGGCGGCCTTCGCGGTGGTGCATACTCAGCGGCCAAGGGCGGCTTGACCTCGCTGACCCAGCACATCGCATGCCAGTACGGCCCACAGGGAATCCGTTGTAACGCAGTGGCTCCCGGGGTCACGCTGACGCCTATGGTGGCGACACGCCTCGAAGACGAGCGATTCCGCAAGATCAACACCGAGATGACCCCGTACCCGCGGTTGGGCGAGGTTAACGACATCGCCAGCACCGTGGCGTTCCTGTGCTCGGAGGGTGCGAGCTTCATCAACGGTCAGACGATCGTCGTCGACGGCGGCTGGAGTTCGACGAAGTACTTGTCGGACTTCGCGCTGACCTCCGAGTGGGTGGCCCGACAATGA
- the fadD_2 gene encoding acyl-CoA synthetase, with product MNLFALLDQAASRFGDRGAVYHGERQHQTWAQLRERSLRLATSLGAPGTRIAVASENSPQIIELMFGVWAAECVYVPINYKLHPREMVQILEDSGAAQVFASPKIASALTPETDVPITVVRTDDYETWFSAGLSEPPTTDPETLAWLFYTSGTTGKSKGAMLSHRNLMAMTVSHLADFDSPDENCTLVHGAPMSHGSGLYIPPYVLRAARQVIPESGAFEPNEFLDLCERHPGCSAFLAPTMVQRLVQTGRACPDNLRTIVYGGGPMYVESLKKAMAAFGPVFVQLYGQGEAPMTITGLRRADHVGADDAVLGSVGYARSGVDVAVRRADGIPAEVGEIGEIVCRGDVVMSGYWENPQATAATLQNGWLHTGDMGSFDDRGLLTLRDRSKDVVISGGSNIYPREVEEVLLEHPGVVEAGVVGAPDEEWGEVVVAFIVGSASADELDAHLLDRIARFKRPKRYEFIDELPKNSYGKVLKRELRDRVRSVPR from the coding sequence ATGAACCTGTTCGCGCTGCTCGATCAGGCCGCCAGCCGCTTCGGTGACCGAGGTGCGGTGTATCACGGTGAGCGCCAACACCAAACGTGGGCACAGCTGCGGGAGCGGTCCCTGCGGTTGGCCACCTCGCTCGGTGCGCCGGGCACGCGGATCGCCGTCGCCAGCGAGAACTCTCCGCAGATCATCGAGCTGATGTTCGGGGTGTGGGCGGCCGAATGTGTGTACGTTCCCATCAACTACAAGCTGCACCCGCGGGAGATGGTGCAGATCCTCGAGGATTCCGGCGCGGCGCAGGTGTTCGCCTCGCCGAAGATCGCGTCAGCGCTCACACCGGAAACGGACGTCCCGATCACGGTCGTCCGCACCGACGACTACGAAACCTGGTTCAGCGCGGGGCTTTCGGAACCGCCGACCACCGATCCCGAGACCTTGGCCTGGCTGTTCTACACCAGCGGCACAACCGGGAAGTCCAAGGGTGCGATGCTGTCGCACCGCAATCTGATGGCGATGACGGTGTCACACCTGGCCGACTTCGACTCCCCCGACGAGAACTGCACCCTGGTGCACGGCGCGCCGATGTCGCACGGCTCGGGACTCTACATTCCGCCGTACGTGCTGCGCGCGGCGCGCCAGGTGATCCCCGAGTCCGGGGCGTTCGAGCCGAACGAGTTCCTCGACCTGTGCGAGCGCCATCCCGGCTGCAGCGCGTTCCTCGCGCCCACCATGGTCCAGCGCCTGGTGCAGACCGGCCGCGCCTGCCCGGACAACCTGCGAACCATCGTCTACGGCGGTGGTCCGATGTACGTCGAGAGCCTGAAGAAGGCGATGGCCGCGTTCGGCCCGGTCTTCGTGCAGCTGTACGGCCAGGGGGAAGCGCCGATGACCATCACCGGGCTGCGCCGAGCCGATCACGTCGGCGCCGACGATGCGGTTCTAGGATCGGTCGGCTACGCCCGGTCCGGGGTGGACGTCGCGGTGCGCAGGGCCGACGGGATACCGGCCGAGGTCGGCGAGATCGGCGAGATCGTGTGCCGCGGCGACGTCGTCATGTCGGGCTACTGGGAGAACCCGCAGGCGACCGCCGCGACCCTGCAGAACGGCTGGCTGCACACCGGCGACATGGGTTCGTTCGACGACCGCGGTTTGCTCACCTTGCGGGACCGGTCCAAGGACGTCGTGATCAGCGGCGGCAGCAACATTTACCCCCGCGAGGTCGAGGAGGTGCTGCTCGAACATCCCGGTGTCGTCGAGGCCGGCGTGGTCGGCGCGCCGGACGAGGAGTGGGGCGAGGTGGTGGTGGCGTTCATCGTCGGGTCGGCGTCGGCCGACGAGTTGGATGCGCATCTGCTCGACCGCATCGCCCGGTTCAAGCGCCCGAAACGCTACGAGTTCATCGATGAACTGCCGAAGAACAGCTACGGCAAGGTGCTCAAGCGGGAGCTGCGCGACCGGGTGCGATCAGTGCCGCGGTGA
- a CDS encoding antitoxin, with translation MAFLDKVKNLLARNADKVDTAIDKAGDIVDRKTQGKYAQHVDKVQDAARNYVNKDNPSAQGAPQQPPQAPPPQQPPPPPQQPPTAPPTS, from the coding sequence ATGGCATTTCTCGACAAGGTGAAGAATCTGCTGGCCCGCAACGCCGACAAGGTGGACACCGCGATCGACAAGGCCGGTGACATCGTCGACCGCAAGACGCAGGGCAAATACGCTCAGCACGTCGACAAGGTCCAGGACGCGGCGCGCAACTACGTCAACAAGGACAACCCGTCGGCGCAGGGCGCACCGCAGCAGCCGCCCCAGGCTCCGCCGCCGCAGCAGCCGCCACCACCGCCCCAACAGCCTCCGACTGCTCCGCCCACCTCGTAG